From a region of the Equus przewalskii isolate Varuska chromosome 2, EquPr2, whole genome shotgun sequence genome:
- the HSPB7 gene encoding heat shock protein beta-7, translated as MSHRTSSTFRAERSFHSSSASSASHALPAQDPPMEKALSMFSEDFGSFMRPRSEPLAFPARSGGPGNIKTLGDAYEFAVDVSDFSPEDIIVTTSNNHIEVRAEKLAADGTVMNTFAHKCQLPEDVDPTSVTSALREDGSLTIRARRHPHTEHVQQMFRTEIKI; from the exons ATGAGCCACAGGACCTCCTCCACCTTCAGAGCGGAGAGAAGCTTCCATTCCTCCTCGGCCTCCTCAGCCTCCCACGCCCTCCCGGCCCAGGACCCCCCGATGGAGAAGGCCCTGAGCATGTTCTCCGAGGATTTCGGCAGCTTCATGCGGCCCCGCTCGGAGCCCCTGGCCTTCCCAG CCCGTTCCGGGGGACCGGGCAACATCAAGACCCTCGGAGACGCCTATGAGTTTGCAGTGGACGTGAGCGACTTCTCACCTGAAGACATCATCGTCACCACCTCCAACAACCACATCGAGGTGCGGGCTGAGAAG CTGGCAGCGGATGGCACCGTCATGAACACCTTCGCTCACAAGTGCCAGCTGCCAGAGGACGTGGACCCCACATCCGTGACCTCGGCTCTGAGGGAGGACGGCAGCCTCACCATCCGGGCGCGACGCCACCCGCACACAGAGCACGTCCAGCAGATGTTCCGGACGGAGATAAAAATCTGA